In the genome of Nitrospira sp. MA-1, one region contains:
- a CDS encoding M23 family metallopeptidase: MSKKAFLIIIVLALIAIYLGLIGNARWGDSTAPEISLEQPFEQVGPTTPLVLRIHDPETGLRDISVRIIHNLETFVLADQSFPSAGWLSATGGHDHEFTLDVIPYADGDLPRRQGQAQLIVTARDYSWRNWFEGNGQRLEKEFTPQFTPPRLELLSAPTTIVQGGAGIVRYRVIPEVSIHGVKIGKAFFPGYPAPDKAGMFAFIAFPYNLPSSTPIQVIADDGFGNSAIMDVNFKVKPQAWRTRSINISESFIRKTVPSILAQTPELQSLGDSLKDFLLVNDKLRKMNNDTITNLAKVSRKEFLWKGAFRQLSGSKVEASFADHRKYMYNGQVVDTQDHLGFDLAVTQHYPVEAANHGIVVFAGYLGIYGNTIILDHGYGLLSLYAHLSSIEVKTGEAVTLGQPIGKSGTTGLAAGDHLHFSLILHGEQVNPTEWWDPFWVKTRIKDQLGLPSLVKPTDEEPEPPTKHLGPEPPPVQ, from the coding sequence GTGTCCAAAAAAGCCTTTCTGATTATCATTGTCCTGGCTCTTATCGCCATTTACCTGGGATTAATTGGGAACGCACGATGGGGAGATTCCACTGCTCCTGAAATCTCCCTCGAGCAACCATTCGAGCAGGTCGGTCCAACCACACCCCTGGTTCTCCGTATTCATGATCCTGAAACCGGCCTTCGCGACATCTCCGTTCGCATCATTCACAATTTGGAAACCTTCGTTCTCGCCGACCAGTCCTTTCCTTCTGCAGGATGGCTTTCGGCGACGGGCGGACATGACCATGAATTCACGCTGGACGTCATTCCCTATGCCGACGGGGATCTGCCGCGACGACAAGGGCAGGCTCAACTCATTGTGACCGCACGGGATTATTCCTGGCGAAACTGGTTTGAAGGTAACGGACAACGGCTGGAAAAGGAATTTACCCCACAATTCACGCCGCCCCGATTGGAACTCCTATCGGCCCCCACGACCATCGTGCAAGGTGGAGCAGGAATCGTAAGGTATCGAGTAATCCCAGAAGTGTCTATTCACGGGGTAAAAATTGGAAAGGCCTTCTTCCCAGGATATCCTGCACCTGACAAGGCCGGTATGTTTGCCTTTATTGCCTTTCCCTATAATTTACCGTCCTCGACACCGATTCAAGTGATTGCAGACGACGGATTTGGCAACTCCGCCATCATGGATGTGAATTTCAAGGTCAAACCTCAAGCCTGGCGTACCCGCTCCATCAATATTTCCGAATCCTTCATTCGAAAAACCGTCCCCTCCATCCTGGCTCAAACCCCCGAGTTACAAAGCCTGGGTGATTCGCTGAAGGATTTCCTTCTTGTCAACGACAAGTTACGCAAGATGAATAACGATACCATTACCAATCTGGCCAAGGTTAGCCGCAAGGAATTCCTCTGGAAGGGGGCGTTTCGCCAACTGTCGGGGTCCAAAGTTGAAGCCTCCTTCGCCGATCATCGCAAATACATGTATAACGGGCAGGTCGTCGATACCCAGGATCATTTAGGGTTTGACCTTGCCGTTACCCAGCATTATCCCGTCGAAGCTGCTAACCACGGAATTGTGGTGTTTGCCGGATACCTGGGAATTTATGGGAACACAATTATTTTAGATCATGGATACGGGTTGCTTTCTTTGTATGCACATCTGTCCTCAATCGAAGTCAAAACCGGTGAGGCTGTCACTCTGGGCCAACCCATTGGCAAATCAGGCACCACTGGCCTCGCCGCCGGAGACCACCTGCATTTTAGTTTGATTTTGCATGGCGAACAGGTGAATCCCACGGAATGGTGGGATCCGTTTTGGGTGAAAACTCGTATCAAGGACCAGTTAGGATTGCCTTCTCTTGTTAAACCAACTGACGAAGAACCGGAGCCGCCGACAAAACACCTTGGCCCCGAACCCCCACCAGTCCAATAA
- a CDS encoding rod shape-determining protein produces the protein MPGLSDILGWFSSDLAIDLGTATTLVYVRGKGIVLSEPSVVAIEKQSNTVLAVGVEAKRMVGRTPGNIVAIRPIKEGVIADFAMTERMLHYFITKAHNRRAFVRPRCIIGVPSRITEVEQRAVRESATQAGAREVYLIEEPVAAAIGAGLPITEPSGNMVIDIGGGTTDIAVISLGGIVCSESVKVAGDSMDDAIMSYIKRRYNLLIGDHMAEKVKIEVGSAYPLEQAKTMMVKGRDMISGIPRTVVVNDSEIREALEDPIHAIVNALRNALENTPPELAGDIIDKGVVITGGGSLLPGIATRFQEETNLPIITVEDPLTSVVYGVGKALDEVDLFQKIQKF, from the coding sequence ATGCCAGGGTTGAGTGACATTCTAGGGTGGTTTTCGAGCGATTTAGCCATCGATTTAGGAACGGCCACGACACTGGTCTATGTTCGTGGAAAAGGGATCGTCCTGAGTGAACCCTCGGTGGTGGCTATTGAAAAACAATCGAATACGGTGTTGGCCGTGGGCGTCGAAGCCAAACGCATGGTGGGGAGGACGCCGGGAAATATTGTGGCGATCCGGCCAATCAAAGAAGGCGTTATCGCCGATTTCGCCATGACCGAGCGCATGTTGCATTATTTTATTACCAAAGCGCATAACCGGCGGGCGTTCGTCCGGCCTCGCTGTATTATTGGTGTCCCATCCCGTATTACCGAAGTTGAGCAACGTGCTGTTCGTGAATCGGCCACTCAAGCGGGCGCTCGGGAAGTCTATCTCATTGAAGAACCGGTTGCGGCAGCCATCGGTGCCGGGTTACCGATCACGGAGCCCTCAGGGAACATGGTGATCGACATTGGAGGAGGTACGACCGATATTGCCGTCATTTCCCTTGGGGGCATTGTCTGCAGCGAGTCGGTAAAGGTGGCGGGTGATTCCATGGATGACGCCATCATGAGCTATATCAAGCGTCGGTATAATTTGCTGATCGGTGATCACATGGCGGAGAAAGTGAAAATCGAGGTCGGATCGGCCTATCCGTTAGAACAAGCCAAAACGATGATGGTCAAAGGGAGGGATATGATTTCAGGTATTCCCAGGACGGTGGTGGTGAATGACTCTGAAATCCGGGAAGCGTTGGAAGATCCCATACATGCCATCGTGAATGCCTTACGAAACGCGCTGGAGAATACGCCGCCGGAGTTAGCCGGAGATATTATCGATAAGGGTGTGGTGATTACAGGCGGGGGTTCGTTATTGCCGGGCATCGCCACGCGGTTTCAGGAGGAAACCAATCTGCCCATCATTACGGTGGAGGATCCTTTGACCTCCGTGGTGTATGGCGTGGGAAAAGCCCTTGATGAAGTCGATTTATTTCAAAAGATTCAAAAGTTTTAA
- a CDS encoding PQQ-dependent sugar dehydrogenase, with protein MGIIIGIAVGLWSTLSWSLSGKPAPANGPIGLQPVVEHEFSKPVFLTGSPDQTKRLFVVEQHGRIVILTPGQRIPSLFLDITEKLSTGGERGLLGLAFHPQYSTNGRFFVNYTRAQDGATVIAEHQVSPAPNQANPQETIRLVIPQPYGNHNGGMIAFGPDALLYIGMGDGGAGGDPENRAQDRQSLLGKILRIDVNGPPPYRIPADNPFVGQQGQPEIFALGLRNPWRFSFDRQTGELWAGDVGQNLWEEIDVIAKGKNYGWRLFEGSHCFKPSKNCELAEGVVRPVTEYRHEQGRCSVTGGYVYRGKHVPWLEGVYVFGDYCTGEIWGYRDGQTTQLLDTDLQIASFGEDREGEIYVVGHQGKIFQIVPNATAGLP; from the coding sequence ATGGGAATCATCATAGGGATAGCGGTAGGCCTTTGGTCCACGTTGAGTTGGAGCCTTTCTGGAAAACCTGCTCCTGCCAATGGACCCATTGGATTGCAACCCGTGGTGGAGCATGAATTTTCCAAGCCTGTTTTTCTTACAGGCAGTCCGGATCAGACCAAACGCTTATTCGTGGTAGAACAACATGGCCGCATTGTTATCCTGACTCCAGGCCAACGGATTCCGTCTCTTTTCTTGGATATAACAGAAAAACTGTCCACAGGAGGGGAACGAGGGCTCCTGGGACTGGCATTCCATCCTCAGTACTCAACGAATGGCCGGTTTTTTGTCAACTACACAAGGGCACAGGACGGCGCTACGGTGATTGCTGAGCATCAAGTTTCACCAGCCCCCAATCAAGCAAACCCTCAGGAAACCATCAGACTCGTCATTCCACAACCCTACGGCAACCATAACGGTGGCATGATCGCTTTTGGCCCGGACGCATTGTTGTACATTGGGATGGGAGACGGCGGAGCAGGTGGGGATCCCGAGAATCGAGCGCAAGACCGACAGTCATTGCTAGGAAAAATCCTTCGGATTGATGTGAATGGACCCCCTCCCTACCGCATCCCTGCAGACAATCCATTTGTCGGACAACAAGGCCAACCTGAAATTTTTGCCCTTGGCCTTCGAAACCCCTGGCGTTTTTCCTTTGACCGCCAGACCGGGGAATTATGGGCCGGGGATGTGGGACAGAATCTTTGGGAAGAAATAGATGTAATTGCAAAAGGGAAAAACTATGGATGGCGACTCTTTGAAGGGAGTCACTGCTTCAAGCCCAGCAAAAACTGCGAATTGGCCGAGGGTGTGGTCCGTCCGGTTACAGAATATCGGCACGAACAGGGACGATGTTCGGTGACCGGGGGCTATGTCTATCGTGGGAAACACGTGCCATGGCTAGAAGGAGTCTATGTGTTCGGGGATTATTGTACCGGTGAAATCTGGGGCTACCGCGACGGGCAGACCACACAACTGCTGGATACGGATTTACAAATTGCGTCCTTTGGAGAAGATCGCGAGGGAGAAATCTATGTGGTCGGTCATCAAGGTAAGATTTTTCAGATTGTACCCAACGCCACTGCCGGATTGCCCTAG
- a CDS encoding zinc ribbon domain-containing protein, with protein MPIFAYKCQGCSHHFEMLVHSSTIPECPKCQANTLEKQLTGFAVGGTGSGMNIVDPGSCGSCGDPRGPGACSMN; from the coding sequence ATGCCGATATTTGCCTATAAGTGTCAAGGATGTTCGCATCATTTTGAAATGCTTGTCCATAGCTCGACAATTCCGGAATGTCCAAAGTGTCAGGCCAACACGTTAGAAAAACAACTGACAGGATTTGCCGTAGGCGGGACAGGTAGTGGAATGAATATTGTTGATCCGGGCAGTTGCGGATCCTGTGGAGATCCCCGGGGACCCGGCGCCTGCTCGATGAATTAA
- a CDS encoding FG-GAP-like repeat-containing protein, with protein MIFWPFVKRYGILVIAWVCLAGGPAYAQNLIYSPTPGNPVGRAPQAITAGDFNGDGLWDMATVNSTSDDVSVLLGNGNGTFQSAVSFGVGKIPLAVVAADMDGDSRLDLVLALTGSDQVVVLKGEGTGMFQKLASQGAGKGTTFLAVRDLNGDGWSDVVAVNSGRFGYYPPFDLAVLLNDGKGGMLAPVTYEQNGRDGMFPTGVLVEDLTGDGKPDLAVTWSQPSWRSPNGLVSILKNAGNGTFAPEKELKSGFTLSAVQGADINHDGLVDLAVTSLFSDSVRILLQQDGGTFTELDPIKVGFAPVGVTFRDFNGDQEIDMVVVNRDSNSLSILLGDGAGLFTSAGHFGVGAAPSAMVVEDFDQDQFPDLATASTNADGVSVLLSGDAAIPLPSLSTDVLVYEMESGQETDPSSSTHVVRVSNIGLGLLKIVDVKITGNEADAFSVVENTCADVTLHTGDSCMLNVGFALHEPGTHYAMLMVHDNASGSPRRVVLKALVKS; from the coding sequence ATGATCTTTTGGCCATTCGTGAAACGGTATGGAATCTTAGTTATTGCCTGGGTTTGTTTGGCTGGAGGTCCTGCCTATGCCCAGAATCTTATCTATTCCCCCACACCGGGCAATCCGGTTGGACGCGCTCCGCAAGCCATCACAGCGGGAGATTTCAATGGAGACGGATTGTGGGATATGGCGACGGTTAACAGCACTTCCGACGACGTCTCAGTGCTCTTAGGCAACGGCAATGGCACCTTTCAATCTGCGGTATCCTTTGGAGTCGGGAAAATTCCCCTGGCGGTGGTGGCCGCCGATATGGATGGCGACAGCCGTCTCGACTTGGTCCTGGCGTTAACCGGCTCTGATCAGGTCGTTGTGCTGAAAGGTGAGGGCACAGGAATGTTTCAGAAGTTGGCCAGCCAGGGGGCAGGCAAGGGGACGACCTTTTTAGCGGTCCGGGATCTTAACGGGGATGGGTGGAGTGATGTGGTGGCAGTGAATAGCGGACGATTTGGTTACTACCCGCCTTTTGATCTTGCGGTGCTCTTAAATGATGGCAAGGGAGGCATGTTGGCCCCCGTGACTTATGAACAGAACGGGCGTGACGGAATGTTTCCTACCGGTGTGCTGGTCGAGGATCTGACAGGCGATGGAAAACCGGATCTTGCGGTAACATGGAGTCAGCCGAGTTGGCGTTCTCCCAACGGGCTTGTCTCCATACTGAAGAATGCCGGGAATGGGACATTTGCCCCTGAGAAGGAACTCAAGTCTGGTTTTACCTTAAGCGCGGTTCAGGGGGCCGACATCAACCATGATGGATTGGTTGACCTTGCCGTGACCAGCCTCTTTTCGGACAGCGTTCGTATTCTGCTTCAGCAGGATGGAGGAACGTTTACCGAATTGGATCCCATTAAAGTGGGCTTTGCCCCGGTGGGCGTGACGTTTCGGGATTTTAATGGGGATCAAGAAATAGACATGGTTGTGGTCAATCGTGATTCCAATAGTCTGTCGATTTTGTTGGGGGATGGAGCCGGCCTTTTTACCTCAGCGGGACACTTTGGTGTTGGAGCCGCGCCGTCAGCCATGGTTGTGGAGGATTTTGATCAAGACCAATTTCCCGATTTGGCCACGGCCAGCACCAATGCCGATGGCGTTTCGGTACTGCTTAGCGGAGATGCGGCTATCCCCCTCCCAAGCCTGAGCACCGATGTCCTGGTCTATGAGATGGAGTCGGGCCAGGAGACGGATCCCTCCTCCTCTACTCATGTGGTGCGGGTCTCCAACATTGGATTGGGACTTCTCAAAATTGTGGATGTGAAGATCACCGGCAATGAAGCGGATGCCTTTTCTGTTGTGGAGAACACTTGCGCGGATGTCACGTTGCATACGGGCGATTCGTGCATGCTCAATGTCGGATTCGCTCTACATGAGCCGGGAACGCACTATGCCATGCTTATGGTTCACGATAATGCCAGCGGTAGTCCGCGTCGTGTGGTGTTAAAAGCTCTGGTGAAAAGTTAA
- a CDS encoding hydantoinase/oxoprolinase family protein has product MSTSGQSSQNVWVGIDIGGTFTDFVVCSSSDQSLPLQRFKILSTPADPAEAVLQGLARLSHHPGRHIVHGSTVATNAILERKGARTALITTKGFRDVLLIGRQNRPDLYDLFPVIPPPLVPREWSFEILERVDCEGNILTPLQEQDLVSILEMFRREAIQSVGVSFLFSFVNPAHEQWVTARLRDEGFFVTGSSEILPEFREYERTSTTLVNAYVSPVLDAYLGRLEREIKPTEFHIVQSNGGRISVAQARGHGVRSILSGPAGGVVGARYLAGLAGFTRILTYDMGGTSTDVALVNETIHVTTEAKVGGNPIRVPVIDIHTVGAGGGSLATVDAGGNLRVGPQSAGAQPGPVCYGRGGTIPTVTDAHVVLGRLPTDGFLGGRMGLNVEAAQQAFDELSRQMVLTPRSGLDIRQTLALGMIQIANVHMERALRVISVERGEDPRETVLVAFGGAGGLHACDLARALGIPHVMVSPMAATLSALGMLAADVQLDYVQTVMLPGSTPMEILEQSTQPLVDQGQEDLHREGVDPDQWVLSRIVDVRYVGQSFDLAVPLTSKFHEEFHRIHHARYGYSQTETPIEIVNVRVRAVGHVTPPTIPTRPLGSADPTAAKWEDRPVVLPQGMQPVPHYWGTRLCPGHEINGPAILVLDDTTIYIGPTDHAAIDTYSNILIKVGATDG; this is encoded by the coding sequence ATGTCGACTTCCGGTCAATCCAGTCAAAATGTGTGGGTGGGTATCGATATTGGGGGGACCTTTACCGACTTTGTGGTCTGTTCCTCCTCGGATCAATCTCTTCCTCTTCAGCGATTTAAAATTCTTTCGACCCCGGCCGATCCTGCGGAAGCGGTCCTGCAAGGGTTAGCCCGTCTTTCTCACCATCCTGGTCGTCATATTGTGCATGGTTCCACCGTGGCCACTAATGCCATCCTGGAACGGAAAGGGGCTCGGACGGCTCTCATCACGACTAAAGGTTTTCGCGATGTGCTGCTTATTGGACGGCAAAATCGTCCTGATTTGTATGACCTGTTCCCTGTCATTCCTCCGCCCTTAGTCCCTCGTGAATGGTCCTTCGAAATCTTGGAGCGGGTGGATTGTGAAGGGAACATCCTGACGCCTCTTCAGGAACAAGATCTTGTCTCAATTCTTGAAATGTTCCGGCGTGAGGCGATTCAGTCTGTGGGCGTGTCGTTTCTGTTTTCCTTTGTGAATCCTGCTCATGAGCAATGGGTGACGGCGCGCTTGCGTGACGAAGGATTCTTTGTGACGGGTTCCTCTGAAATCCTGCCGGAATTTCGGGAATATGAACGAACCAGTACGACGCTGGTGAATGCCTATGTGTCTCCCGTGCTCGATGCCTATTTGGGCCGTTTAGAACGGGAGATAAAACCGACCGAGTTTCATATTGTGCAATCGAACGGGGGACGTATTTCCGTCGCCCAAGCGCGAGGGCATGGTGTCCGCTCCATTCTGTCCGGTCCGGCCGGGGGTGTGGTGGGTGCGCGATACCTGGCAGGGTTGGCGGGCTTCACCAGGATTCTGACCTATGATATGGGCGGGACGTCCACAGACGTGGCGTTGGTCAATGAGACGATTCACGTCACGACAGAAGCCAAAGTTGGGGGGAATCCCATTCGTGTGCCTGTCATCGATATCCATACAGTCGGTGCCGGAGGTGGCTCCCTGGCTACCGTCGATGCGGGCGGTAATCTTCGTGTGGGACCTCAAAGTGCCGGAGCGCAACCGGGTCCGGTGTGTTATGGGCGGGGCGGGACGATTCCGACGGTCACCGATGCCCATGTGGTCCTGGGTCGATTGCCGACTGACGGGTTTTTAGGTGGCCGGATGGGATTGAATGTCGAAGCGGCGCAACAGGCGTTCGATGAACTGAGCCGGCAGATGGTTCTGACACCTCGTTCCGGTTTGGATATCCGGCAGACCTTGGCCTTGGGCATGATCCAAATTGCCAATGTGCATATGGAGCGCGCGTTGCGTGTCATCTCGGTGGAGCGGGGAGAAGATCCGAGGGAAACCGTCTTGGTGGCATTTGGTGGTGCAGGCGGATTACATGCGTGTGATCTGGCCAGGGCGTTGGGTATCCCGCACGTGATGGTGTCACCCATGGCCGCCACGCTCTCGGCTCTGGGCATGTTGGCTGCGGATGTGCAATTGGATTACGTCCAGACGGTGATGTTGCCGGGAAGCACGCCGATGGAGATTCTTGAACAGTCGACGCAACCGTTGGTTGATCAGGGGCAAGAAGACTTACATCGGGAAGGCGTGGATCCTGACCAATGGGTTCTCTCTCGAATCGTCGATGTTCGATATGTCGGTCAATCCTTCGACTTAGCGGTGCCGCTGACTTCCAAATTTCACGAGGAATTTCATCGGATCCATCACGCACGCTATGGCTATAGCCAGACAGAGACGCCTATCGAAATTGTAAATGTACGAGTCCGGGCAGTCGGCCATGTGACGCCGCCGACCATTCCCACCAGGCCGCTGGGGTCAGCCGATCCGACTGCAGCCAAGTGGGAAGATCGTCCGGTAGTTTTGCCTCAAGGGATGCAACCGGTCCCGCATTATTGGGGAACCCGCTTGTGTCCGGGACATGAAATCAATGGACCGGCTATTCTGGTTCTGGATGATACGACGATCTATATCGGACCCACGGATCATGCCGCGATTGATACCTATTCGAATATTCTTATAAAGGTTGGAGCCACCGATGGATGA
- a CDS encoding hydantoinase B/oxoprolinase family protein: protein MDDPIRTEMMKHRLVSVAEEMGARLQRAAFSPNIKERCDFSCAVFDASGNLVAQAAHIPVHLGAMPLSVQACLESLTLAPGDVAMVNDPYRGGTHLPDLTVVSPIFMTNTSPPTLLGLVANRAHHADIGGMSAGSMPLSQEIYQEGLIIPPVKLMVGGKKNDDVWRLFLANVRTPEERMGDLQAQLAANQIGSERMRAMAERFGMQPLLAEMDALLRYSERMTRQLISMLPNGCYRFEDALDNDGFTEEPAVIRVAIMIEDEEVTVDFSGTDAQRPGSINAVYPVTLSAVAYVFRCVLGLDIPANSGCLRPIHIIAPEGTLVNARRPAAVAAGNVETSQRIVDILLGALAQACPDRIPAASQGTMNNLTIGGWDQRHNRPFAYYETIGGGMGAGPQFDGASGRHSHMTNTLNTPVEAVEYAYPFRISRYALREGSGGSGQYQGGDGIVRTYEFLQPAEVTLLSDRRITKPYGLEGGAPGESGCNNLRQNGVEKDVSGKCSFPVEAGDELTIDTPGGGGFGKS, encoded by the coding sequence ATGGATGATCCCATTCGCACAGAAATGATGAAGCACCGGTTGGTGTCTGTGGCTGAAGAAATGGGCGCTCGCCTGCAAAGGGCTGCCTTCTCGCCCAACATTAAAGAACGCTGTGATTTTTCCTGCGCGGTGTTTGATGCATCCGGAAACTTGGTCGCGCAAGCAGCGCATATTCCCGTTCATCTTGGCGCCATGCCGCTGTCGGTGCAAGCCTGCCTTGAGTCCTTGACGTTGGCGCCTGGTGATGTGGCCATGGTCAACGATCCCTATCGCGGGGGCACGCATCTTCCCGATCTTACAGTGGTCTCGCCAATTTTTATGACAAACACCTCTCCTCCTACTCTCTTAGGGTTGGTCGCTAATCGCGCGCACCATGCCGATATTGGCGGGATGTCGGCAGGGTCGATGCCGTTGTCGCAAGAAATATATCAAGAAGGACTGATTATTCCTCCAGTGAAACTCATGGTGGGCGGTAAAAAAAATGATGACGTCTGGCGGCTGTTCTTAGCGAATGTCCGGACTCCAGAGGAACGCATGGGTGATCTCCAGGCTCAATTGGCGGCGAATCAGATTGGAAGTGAACGGATGCGAGCGATGGCTGAACGGTTTGGCATGCAACCGCTGCTCGCGGAAATGGATGCCTTGCTTCGTTATAGCGAACGCATGACCCGCCAGTTAATCAGCATGTTGCCCAATGGCTGCTACCGTTTTGAAGATGCCCTGGATAACGATGGATTCACCGAGGAACCTGCTGTCATTCGTGTCGCCATTATGATCGAAGATGAAGAAGTCACGGTCGATTTTTCGGGAACCGATGCGCAGCGGCCTGGTAGCATTAACGCCGTCTATCCGGTCACGTTGTCCGCAGTGGCCTATGTGTTCCGATGTGTATTGGGGTTGGATATCCCTGCCAATAGCGGATGCCTTCGACCGATTCACATTATTGCGCCGGAAGGCACGCTGGTAAATGCCCGTCGTCCTGCCGCGGTGGCGGCCGGAAATGTCGAAACCTCCCAGCGAATCGTGGATATCCTGCTGGGAGCCCTGGCGCAAGCCTGCCCTGATCGCATTCCGGCAGCCAGCCAGGGAACCATGAACAACCTCACCATCGGTGGATGGGATCAACGACACAACCGGCCCTTTGCCTATTACGAAACCATCGGAGGCGGAATGGGTGCAGGTCCTCAATTCGATGGGGCGAGCGGACGCCATTCACACATGACTAATACGCTGAATACCCCGGTGGAAGCCGTTGAATATGCCTATCCATTTCGAATTTCCCGCTATGCTTTGCGCGAAGGTTCAGGAGGAAGCGGTCAGTATCAAGGTGGAGATGGAATCGTGCGGACATACGAATTTCTTCAACCTGCCGAGGTGACGTTGTTGTCCGACCGACGGATTACCAAGCCCTATGGATTGGAGGGGGGGGCACCAGGTGAATCCGGGTGCAACAACCTGAGACAAAACGGCGTTGAAAAAGACGTGAGTGGAAAATGTTCATTCCCCGTTGAAGCAGGCGATGAACTCACCATCGATACTCCGGGCGGCGGCGGTTTCGGAAAATCCTGA